TTCCCGGTACATCCCCGTACGGCAAAAGTGTTGGCCGGTACAGGGCTTGTTGCGCCGAACCTCCATCTCACGGAGCCTTTGAGCTACCTGGAGTTCAACTACCTCGTACAGCATGCAAAGGCCGTGATCACAGACTCCGGCGGCATCACCGAAGAAACCACGGTGATGGGGGTGCCCTGCATGACGCTGCGGGACAATACGGAAAGGCCCGAAACCTGCCTGACCGGTACAAACGAACTGCTCGGCACCGCGCCGGAAGCATTGCGCCCGGCCATGGAAAAACTCTTTGCCGGGCAATGGAAAAAGGGCGGCATTCCCGAACTGTGGGATGGCAAAACAGCCCACAGGATCATACGGCATTTGCTGGGAATATCCACCATTAATCCTCCCATGGTAGCGGATTATAAGTAGGATAAGCCATATCTGATTCATATCAAAGCCATATCCTATTCATAGATAAGTCATCTTGATAATGATATGGCTTATCTATGGCTTGACTTTGGGTAAAGACTGAATAAATAATCAATCGTGCTGCTTGAAGGAGCAATACAAGGCCCTTTGAATATCTGGCCATGATACTGTTATACAGCGGATTACATACTGCCGTCTCGGGTAATGCGGACTCTTTTATAGTCCGGTTTCCTCCTGATATTGTTGTATAGCCGGATTTCAGGCAGCCGTCACAATTTCACCGGAAAAACTGCAGATAATTGCGTATTTTTATCATCCATTCTTATACATCCTGATACATGACATAGCGAGCAGGTAAGCCGAAAACTGTAATTATAGAGTAGGCATAATCTAGTTTGATGATGATCATCATTGCGTTGCTTTGTCCGGGTCTTTCCTTCCTGTTCCGGGGAAAGATCATTTCCGCTCTCTTAGCTTTCATTTTGCAATTTGTGGCGGTGCTGACCTTCGTGTTCTTTGGCGCCGGTTTCCTGTTATGGGGACTGCTGGCCTTCTGGGCGGTATCTTCCTATAACAATGCCCGGGCAGACAGGCGGAACCGCGAGATGGTCAGGGCCATGCAGGCGAGGGGCTACCGTAGATAACCCCCTTTTCTGCCGCTATTAACGGTAACGTCATACCAGCATTCCGGAAATATTGCTATTTTGGCTGAATGGACACGAGAAGGGAATTTCTACGAAAAGCAGCATTGCTCACCGGGGCAGGCGGACTGGCCAACATCCTCCCGGAAACCATTCAAAGGGCCATGGCCATTGATCCCGCTCCCGGAAGCAGCTATCTCGATGCCGAACATGTGGTTTTTCTCATGCAGGAAAACCGGTCTTTCGACCACTGTTTCGGCACCCTCAAAGGCGTGCGCGGTTTCAACGACCCCAGGGCGCTGAAACTCGAGAACGGCAATCCCGTTTTTCTCCAGTCCAATGCGGCGGGCGAAACCTACGCTCCCTTCCGTATGAACATCAAAGACACCAAAGCCACCTGGATGAGTGCGCTCCCGCATGCCTGGGCAGATCAGGTGGATGCGCGGAATAATGGGAAGTACGATAAATGGCTTGATATAAAACGTTCCGGCAACAAAGCCTACAGCAAAATGCCGCTGACAATGGGGTATTACAACCGGGAAGACCTTCCTTTCTATTACGCCCTGGCCGATGCTTTCACGGTATGCGACCAGCATTTCTGCTCGTCGCTGACCGGCACCACGCCCAACCGCCTGTTCTTCTTTACCGGCACCATCCGCCAGGAGCAGAACGGCAAGGCAAAGGCCAATGTCTGGAATTCAGATGTGGATTACGGGAAACAGGCCAGTTGGAAGACCTTCCCGGAAACGCTGGAAGAGCATGATATCTCCTGGAAGATCTATCAGAACGAGATCAGTGTGGGTGTTGGTTTTGAAGGGGAGGAAGATTCCTGGCTCGCCAATTTTACGGATAATCCCATTGAATGGTTTTCCCAATATCATGTGGAATATTCGGAGGCTCATCAGCAGCATCTGCGGAAACTGCAGGATACCCTGCCGCAGGAAATCACCACGCTCGAAACCCGCCTGTCTGCCCAAACCCCGGGCAGCGAAGAACATGCGGCCACAACAAAAACACTGGGCCGCCGCCGGGCCGCACTGGAAAAGGCCAGAGCGGTGCTGGACAAGATCGCGGAAACACCCTTCAGCGCATTGCCGGAAAGGGAGCAACAGCTGCACCGGAAAGCATTTAGCACCAATGTAAACGATCCCGCATATCACCAGCTCACCAGCCTGAAATATAACGATGGCGATACCGAAAGGGAAGTGAAACTGCCTGCAGGCGATATCCTGCACCAGTTCCGCCAGGATGTGAAGAACGGGCAGCTGCCCGTCGTATCCTGGATCGTGGCGCCGGAGAATTTCTCCGATCATCCCGGCGCGCCCTGGTATGGCGCCTGGTATGTATCCGAGGTGATGGATATCCTTACACAGAACCCCGAGGTCTGGAAGAAGACCATCTTCGTGCTGACCTATGATGAGAACGATGGTTATTTCGATCATGTGCCGCCCTTTGTGGCGCCAAAACCCGCCGATCCTTCCTCGGGGAAAGTTTCTGCCGGTATAGACACCGCGGTGGAATACGTAACCCCTGAAACGCAGGCGCCGGGCGATGATGTCCGTGCCAGCGCCATAGGCCTCGGGTACCGGGTGCCGATGGTGGTGGCATCGCCCTGGAGCCGGGGAGGGTACGTCAATTCCCAGGTGTTCGACCATACCTCCGATCTCCAGTTCCTGGAAAAATTCCTGTCGCACAGGACCCGTAAAAAAATAGCCGCAGAAAATATCTCCGCCTGGAGGCGTACCGTTTGTGGTGACCTGACCTCCGTTTTCCGCCCCTGGAACGGGGAGAAGATCAAGCCTCCCGCATCGGTAGATAAAGAAGCGTTCATAAAAACGGTGCACCAGGCGAAGTTCCGGGAAGCACCCGCGAATTTCATCAAGCTTACGCAGAAGGAGATCAGCCAGTTTAATGCCGGTGGCGGGCTGGCTGCCATGCCGCAGCAGGAACCGGGCATACGCCCCTCATGCGCCATTCCATACGAGCTGTATGCTGATGCTAAACCCGATGCCGGACGCAAAAACGTCATCCTGCAACTTTCCGCCCGCAACCAGCTATTCGGCGCATCAGCCGCGGGCGCACCCTTTTCCGTGTACACCGGCAGCCGGATGGAAAACCGCTCCTATGCCGTAAAGGCGGGAGATGAGCTGACAGATGCCTTTGCCTTCGAAGATGGCGCGTACCACCTGCGGGTGTACGGCCCGAACGGATTTTACCGGGAAATGAAAGGAGATGAAAGCGACCCTGAATTGATGATAAAGACCGATTACCGGAAAAGCGGTATCCTGATGCTGGAGCTCCGCAATGATGGCAACGAAACGCTGGAACTGGAAGTGCGCGACAATGCCTACAAAAGCAAACGCCTGTCCGCCGCAACAGCACCGGGAAAGGGTGTGGTATGGCCATTAAACCTCGCAAAAAGCCACGGCTGGTACGATTTCAGCATTATTGTGAAAGGCGCGGGCCGTTTCGAGCGGCGGTATGCCGGGCATCTGGAAACGGGGAAACCGAGTTTCAGCGATCCTTTGATGGGGAGAGTGGTGTAGCATTTCCGCTGACTCATCCATTGAACCCGCCATTATTCCCACCCCAGGCATCCGGGAATTGTCAATACGTAGTTATACCTTTTTTTTCGGGAGCTTTTACCTGACGGATCTTCGGTCCGCCGCCATATCTTGCATTTACTCACATAAAAAAATACAACGGTTATGAAAAGATCTCAATCATTTTTGTATTTCCTGATTCTGCTGCTCATCGCCCTGCTGGTGTACGCCTGGTTCTTCCGCCGCATACCGGTGAATGATGAAGTGGCAAAGGCACATGTGATATCCATGGACGAAGCAGCGGGTTACACCCATGCATTCGCGAATGCCAAAATGCAGCTGGCCCGGCAGTTGCAGGACACCGGTTACCTGAACAGGGAGTTCAACCTCCCGGTATGCGAGATGTTCAATAAAGATGCCATTGCTGCTCTGCTGAACCAGCAAGGCGCTACCGGTATCCGCATCTATCTCGGCCTGAATGAAAAAAAGGAGGTCTGCTTTGTGATCGTTCCTACCTCCGGCGAAGGAAAGGATATCCGCAGCAGGCTGGTGTCGGACAACGGTTTCTCCATACCTGGTATCTCCAAAGCCATGGCACAGGCGAATGAGTTTGAGCAGGCGCTGGAAAGAGGCATCCGCTGCCCGCATATGTGCGACCTCGAAAGCCCGCTGTCCCTGCCCTGAGCCGGCAACCGGATGTGATCCGATCAAGATGAAAATTCAATTGTTAAGCCGATGTCGCTGAATATAGCCCTGCTGTTTAGTAGTACGGTACTGATACCCCTGATCATGGGACTGATACGCGCGAACCGCGTACAGGCGAACTATCAGCCATTTTTGTTATTCCTGCTGCTGGCCTTTACCTCGGAAGTGGTGGGCTATGTGAGCGCAAAGCTCACCCGCAGTAACATGCTTTCCACCAACATATACACCCTGCTGGAAGCAGGTCTGATCCTCTACCAGTTCTATGCCTGGGGCTTTCTCAAAAAGCGGCCCCGGTTGACGATAGTGCTGGTAGGGGCTTACCTGCTCACCTGGATATTGGAGAACCTGGTGGCCGGCCGCCTCAGCGAAAGCTTCTGCTCCTATTTTGTAGTATTGTATTCCCTCGTTACCGTATTGCTCTGCATCAACGAGATCAATTCGCTGATCACGGCATGGAGCGGCAACCTCTTTACCCATTCCAGGTTCCTGATCTGCACTGGTTTTATCATCATCGGCGTGTACAGCCTCATCACCGAAGGCACCATGCTCATAGACCCGGAAAACTCCTTTGTGATCAACAAGATCTTCACATTGTACATTTTTATCAATGCTTTCGTTAATATTGTTTACGCAGTAGCCGTGTATTTCATGCCCGTCAGGGATGATTACTATTTTTCAAAGCGGTTCAAAGCGTAATAAACCCCATGGAAGACAGGATATTTTATACCACCATCCTTTTATGCTCGTTGCTGGCGGTGATCATCATCTTCTTTATCACCTCCATCATCCGCTATCACCGCCGGTACATCCACCTGCAGCGGGAGCGCATCACCGCGGAGATCAAACTGCTGGAAAATGAGCGCAAACGCATCGCCACCGATCTGCACGACAGTCTCGGCCCGCTGCTGTCCACCGTCAAGCTCAATATCAGCAGCGTGGAGGTGAGCGATCAGCGGGACAAGATGGTCATCTCCAAATCATCCCGGTATATTGATGAGATCATTTCCAGCATGCGGCAGATCTCGTACGACCTGCTGCCGAATACGCTGGAAAGAAAAGGCCTGCTCGAAGCCATCCGCGAGTTTACCGACCACCTGGGGCAAAGCGGCCTGCTGGAGGTGAACGTTTACGCCATGAATCACATTCATGCCGATCCTGAAAGGGATATCCATATTTTCCGCATTGTACAGGAGATCATCCACAATACGCTCAAGCATGCGGGTGCAAAAAAGCTGGATATCGGCTTCAGCCAGGATGAAAAGGAACTGCTGATCCTCATTCATGACGATGGAAAGGGCTTTGACGTGGAAAAAGCGAAAGACTCGCGCGGCCTCGGCCTCAAAAGCCTGGAGATCCGCACGGACATCATGCACGGCTCCATCACCTTCCGCTCCCGTCCCGGTGAAGGCACCCATTATTACATCAGGATACCGGTCAGATGATTTGTCATTGATTTTCGTGTTTCCGGGATGCGTCTACCGGAAATGGATGATAAACCGGGTATCCCTTTCCCCATATGTTTCCAGGGAAAAATCCCAGCCGTGACCGAGCAGTATTTCCCGTACCAATGTAAGGCCGATGCCCTGGCCGTCAGGCTTAGTGCTGTAAAAAGGGGTAAATAGACTGGCGGGTTCCTGTATGCCGCCACCGGTGTCTGTTATTTCCAGCGTATCGCGGCCGATGCTGAAGGTGATATCCCCTTCCCGGCCGATAGCGTCGATGCTGTTCCTGATGATGTTGATCAGCGCCTGTTCCAGCTGATGGCTGTCCGCCTGCACCCATACGGTCTGTGCGGGAAGATGGAAGCGGAAACGGATGTTTTTGTCCTTTGCCGGCAACTCCATCAGCAAGGCCACCTGTTTGATGATGGCGGTCAGATCGGTGCGCTTGCGGTCAGGGGGCGGCAGCTTCACCAGGTCTGCAAAGTTGCGCATGAAGCGGTTGAGATGCTGGTTGCGTTCAGCGGCCACTTCCAGGGCGGACCGGTGCTGTGCGTCCAGCGGTTGCGCCTGGAGCGTGGAAGCTATGATAGAATTTACCGGGCCGATAGTGTTGTTCACTTCATGCGCCATCATGCGGATCACTTTGCCGTAAACATTTTTCTCCGCTGCCAGTATTTCGGCTGTCAGCTCTTCCACCATCACGAAATGCCGGGGAAAGCCCCGGTCTATGAAGTGGGATTTCTGCAATTTATAGGTGTTCACCCCGTTCAGTGAAATGCTGCGGGAATCGCCGGAGCCCAGGGCTTTGACCTCGCTCAGCAACGATGGCAGTGTTTTCAGCAGTTGCTGCGCACGGGGATTCACCTGTTGCAGATTACCATCGTAGTCGAGAATGATGATGCCGGTGGGAGAGGTCTGGATCAGTTTTTCGAGGAAGAAATGTTGTTGCTCCTGCAATGTCCGTTCCTCGCGCAGCTGGTCTATCATCTGGTTATATACGCTGATCAGCTGGTCCATTTCGTATTTGCCCGTTGCCAGGAACCTGACATTGAAATCCTTATCGCGGATGGCCTCTATGCCCTGCATGAGCATTTTCAGCGGGGCGATCAGCTGGCGGTAAAGCCGCCAGGCAACTACCAGCGAAAGGGCAATAAATATTTCCGAAACAAGGAAGAGCCAGCGGTTCTCCCTGAAGATAAAATAGGTGAGCACCAGCGCAATGCCGTGCAGGATAGCCACGAACAACAGGTATTTAGTCTTCAGCTTCATCATACGGGATGTTATATTTCTCCAGTCTGCGGTACAATGCGCTCCTGGTAAGTCCCAGCGCTGTGGCCGCTTTGGCGATCCTGTTCTGATGGAAGCTCATGGCCCTGCGGATCATTTCCACTTCCAGCTCCTCCAGTGTGGCGCTGCCTACGCCGGGCAATTGCAGCTGCCCTTTTTTGGAAGGAGAAAGCTCCAGCTGGGAGCGGAAATGCGGGATATCCAGCGTGTCGGTATGGTTCACGAGTATGGTGCGTTCGGTCAGATTTTTAAGTTGTCGGATATTGCCGGGCAGCGGCAGCTGTTGCAGCCATTTCATGGCTTCTTTGGTAACGCTGAGCTGCGGCCGGTTGTAGATCTCGCGCAAGTTGCGGATGAAGCTGTTCACCAGCAGGGGAATGTCTTTCGGCCTTTCGCGCAGCGGCGGCAAGTGGATGGTGATGAGATTGATCCGGTATAGCAGGTCTTCCCGGAACGCGCCTTCCGCCACCATGTCATGCAGGTTTTTGTTGGTAGCGCACACCACGCGCACGTCTACGGTTTTGGTGCGGCTGCTGCCCAGGACTTCATAGGTCCTGTCCTGCAATACGCGCAGCAGTTTCACCTGGCTGCCGGCATCGAGGTCGCCGATCTCGTCCAGGAAAATGGTGCCTTTGCTGGCCATCTCGAAGCGGCCGGTGCGGTCGTATCGTGCATCTGTAAAAGCTCCGCGGATGTGGCCGAACATTTCGCTTTCGAACAGCGTGGTGGAAATGCCGCCCAGGTTCACTTTTACGAAGGGCTTGTTCCGGCGCAGGCTGTTCTGGTGAATGGCTTCGGCGATCAGTTCCTTGCCGGTGCCGCTTTCGCCCATGATGAGCACGGAGGCGTCGGTGGCGGCCACCCGGCCGATGGTTTCCAGGATGCGCAGCATGGCGGGATCATCGCCGATGATATGCGAAAAATCGAACTGCGCATCCAGTTGCCTGCGGCTTTGCTGTGCGCTTTTTTTGCCCTGCAGGCTGAGCAGGGTCCCTACGGATTGCAGGATATTGGCATTGCTCCAGGGTTTGGTCATGAAATCGCTGGCGCCCAGCTTCATGCCCTGCACGGCCAGTGCTATGCTGCCCCAGCCGGTGATGAGTATGACGGGGATGGTATTGTCGAACTGCTTGATCTGTTGCAGTATTTCCATGCCTTCCTGGCCGCTGGTGCCCAGGGAAAAATTCAGGTCCAGCAGCACGAGGTCAGGCCGGTGGCGTTGTATGGCGGCCATAGCCCCGGCGGCGCTGTCTTCAGCCCCGGCTTCATAACCTTCCTGCCGCAAAAGCAGCAGGAGGGAGGTCCTTACGGCAATATCGTCGTCAATGATCAGGATCATACGGTCGTAAATGTAATATTAATCTTCATGCAAAGCCACTGCCGGGTATATCTGCGCCGCCTGCCTGCCGGGATAGAACGCGCAGATCGCTGCAAGCAGGTAGATGAACAGCACGGAAAGCAGGATAGCCGTGACATATACGCCGGAAGGCATGTCGAACAGGTTCAGCAAGGGGAACTGCACAGCGAAGAATACTCCGATGAGGAGCGCGAAGGTGGACAATATCATCGTTTCGCTGACGATCTGCCCCGAAATGCCGTAACCGGTGGCGCCTATCGCCCGCCGCAGCCCGATCTCCGCCCTGCGCCTGCTCACGTTGTACCAGAGTACGCCGAAAATGCCCAGGGCCACGTTCACGATCAGGAATCCGCCCACCACCAGCAGAAATATCATGGGGATGAGAGTGGTATTGTTCATGGCAACACGTTTCTCCGTGAGCCGTTCTATTTCGATGGTAGAAGTTTTCAGCGCGTTGCTGAAAGTGCGGAACAACCTGCTTTCAAAACCCGCGTCCGCGCCGGGCTGATAGGAGATGAGGATGCGCGACAGGAAAGCGCTGTCGTCCATGCGCTTGTAGGTGCCGGCGGTCAGCGGGGCATAATCCCCTTTGTCCTTCAGCGTTTGCACCACGCCAACGATACGGTTCTGCTGCCCGTTCAGCTCCAGCGTTTTACCTACTGCACTTTCATTGGGGAAGAATTTTTCTTTCAGCACATCGTTGATCACCATGGGCTGTTCCTTCCCCAGTGCATCATTGGCGTTGAACCAGCGGCCTTCCAGCATGCTCGCTTCCACTGTCTGCGGGAAATGATCGTCCGTTGTGTAGTAATGCGCCATTTGGTAAATGCCGTTGTAGGTGATGCCGTTGTTCGTGGTATTTACAGAAAAGGGGCTGTTGGTGCTGACGTAAGACATGCCTTTGACTTCCGGCATGGAGGTTACGCTGCGCCTTAGGGACTGGAACACGTTGTACGTGGAATCCTTGTTGGTATTGCTCCCCGGCGGGGCGAACCAGGAAACGGCCAGTACATTATCGTACCGGAAGCCCATGGGCCTGCGGTAATTGGTGTAGTAATACACGATCAGCGTGAACACCGCAAACAGCACCATGAAGGAAACGATCATTTCCAGTATCAGCAGGGCATGCTGTTTTTTCTTGTTCCAAATCAGCGTAAATAGATGCTTGAACATACGATCTTTTTAATAGTTTTTCAATGCGGTCACCACATGCAGCCGGCTCATGCGCCAGGCGGGGTACACGCCGGACATCAGGCCGAATACCAGGCATACCAGCAGGCTGATGGCGAGCACTTTTACATTCAGGTAGAGGTACACATCTTCCAGCACCCCGGAGTTGTTCCATACGGCCAGGATGATCATGGAAAGCGCGATGCCGATGAGGCCGCCGATCGCAGTCAGGATCAGGTTTTCCACGATGAACTGTACGGCCAGTGTGCCGGAGGAGGCGCCGAAGGCCTTCCGGACGGCTATTTCGGAGGAACGTTCCATGATCCTGCTGATGTTGATGTTCACCAGGTTGAGCGTAGGCAAAAGGAGAAAGAAGACCAGTACGAGACCTGTGTACAGCAGCAGTGTATTCACCCCGGAATTTTCCTGGTTGCCGATGAACGTGCGCGTGAAGCTCGCCAGGTAAGGGTCGGCTCTGCTGGATATCTTGTCGTAATGGGGCGTATCCACCGGCAGCCGGCTTATCAGCTCATCGTATTCCGCAGCCATGGCGGATTTTGAAGAGGCGTCCCTTGCCTGTAAGATACCGAAATATTCGCCGTTCAGCTCCTTGTTCCGCGGGTCTCTTTTGGCCAGCGTATGGGGCAGATACATGTCCCCGTAAGTAGAGAACTGTGTGATAGGCACGCTTTTTACCACACCTGTCACGCGGTAGCGAACGTTGTCCGTTTCAATATAACGGCCTGTCACGGAAGGCAGATCACCGAAATACTTTTCACGGGTATTCTCCGAGATGACCGCTACTTTCTCCGCATTGTTGACCTGCCGGAGCGTGTAGGGCTTGCCTTCGAGGAACTCGAAATCCAGCACTTCCCAGAATACATCATCCGTAAATTTCTGGTCGATCACCAGTTTTTTGTTGTTGATATAGGTATTGCTTGGTTTGTGGAAGGAAGATATGGCGACTCTTTCCGGCGTTTTCATTTTTTTGACGTAGTGGTCCAGGAAATAGTAGCTGAGTGGGCCGTTCTTGCTGAACCCGTGCTTTTCGCCGGTAAGCCGCATCATGCTGACGTACAGGTTGCGGTTGCGGTGGGCATCCGGGTAAGCGGAATCCACCAGGTGGTCGGAAAATGCGGTGAGCACCATGATGATCGTAAGGGAAAAGCTGATGCCGAAGAGGCTGATGAAGGTGAAGAACTTTCTTCTTTTCAGCACGGCTATCGCGATCTTGAAATAGTTCCTGAGCATTGGGATAAGTTTAAATGTTACTGCACCTGCGACCCGTCGAACAAGCGCACGAGGCGGTGTGTTTTGCGGGCCATGTTTTCATCGTGGGTGACCATTACGATCGTAGTGCCTTCTTCTTTGTTCAGGCGTACGAGAATTTCCATCACATCATTGCCCATGGCGCTGTCCAGGTTACCGGTCGGCTCGTCCGCAAGGATGATGCCCGGCTTGCCTACGATGGCCCTTGCAATGGCAACGCGCTGCTTCTGCCCGCCGGAAAGCTGGGAGGGAAAGTGTTTGGTACGGTTGCTGAGGCCCACCTTTTCCAGCGCATCCAGCGCCAGCTGCCGCCTTTCTTTGGCAGAGGCTTTTCGGTAAAGCAGGGGCAGCTCCACATTGTCGAGCACGCGGAGATCATTAATGAGATGATAGCTCTGGAAGATGAAGCCGATAGTGCGGTTGCGGAACCTGGCCAACTGTTTGTCGTTGAGCCTGGTTGCCGTGTTGCCGGCAATGCTGATATTGCCGCCGGTAGGCTCGTCCAGCAGGCCCATGATATTGAGTAATGTGCTTTTGCCGCAGCCAGAGGGCCCCATGATGGAAAGGAATTCGCCCTGGGCCACATTCAGATTGATGCTGTTGAGTGCCTGGGTTTCCACCGTGTCAGTACGGTAAACCTTTTCAATGTTCTGTAAATGTATCATAAGTGATCTTTTTATTTTGTTCAAAATCGTAAAGGGATAAATAGCGCAGTTCATAGTAGGCCCCCCAGAATCCGCGCAGCGCCAGTATGAAGTCGCGCTTGGCCTGGTCTTTTTCCGCGAAGGCGATACTGAGGTCTGTAATGCTGAGGTTGCCCAGCACGTAGCGGCTCCGCGCGATCTCGTACTTCTCCGTGGCAATGCTGTCTGCCAGCGCACTGAGCGCCACCTGGCCTTTCATCATGTCGAACAGGGTTACCTGCGTTGTAATGGCTTGTATAAAATTTTGTTTATCCTGTTCTACTTCATACTGCGAAAATTCCAGGTTGGCTTCCGCCGTCCTGGTGCGGGAGCGTGACCGGCCCCAGTCCAGGATCGGGATGGAGAATGCGATTTCCACCAACTGCTGGTTCTGCGGGCTGCGGTACACTTTTGATATCGCAGGCGCCGTGTTGGTATAGCCCAGGTTGGCATTCAGCGTGGCGTTCAGCCCCGTTTCCCCGCGCGCCTTGGCCACATCCCGCTTTGCTTCCTGTATCCTCCGCAGGTAACCAATGGATTCGGCATTGTTGGTAAAGGCCTCTTCCAGCACCCGTTCTGTCTGCACGTTCATGTCGATCTCAGCCGGCGGCAGTTTCAGCGAGATATTTCTGGCCTGCTGCAGGCCGGTGTAGGCGCGCAGGTTGAGGCTGGC
This genomic stretch from Chitinophaga sp. XS-30 harbors:
- a CDS encoding ABC transporter permease gives rise to the protein MFKHLFTLIWNKKKQHALLILEMIVSFMVLFAVFTLIVYYYTNYRRPMGFRYDNVLAVSWFAPPGSNTNKDSTYNVFQSLRRSVTSMPEVKGMSYVSTNSPFSVNTTNNGITYNGIYQMAHYYTTDDHFPQTVEASMLEGRWFNANDALGKEQPMVINDVLKEKFFPNESAVGKTLELNGQQNRIVGVVQTLKDKGDYAPLTAGTYKRMDDSAFLSRILISYQPGADAGFESRLFRTFSNALKTSTIEIERLTEKRVAMNNTTLIPMIFLLVVGGFLIVNVALGIFGVLWYNVSRRRAEIGLRRAIGATGYGISGQIVSETMILSTFALLIGVFFAVQFPLLNLFDMPSGVYVTAILLSVLFIYLLAAICAFYPGRQAAQIYPAVALHED
- a CDS encoding sensor histidine kinase — its product is MEDRIFYTTILLCSLLAVIIIFFITSIIRYHRRYIHLQRERITAEIKLLENERKRIATDLHDSLGPLLSTVKLNISSVEVSDQRDKMVISKSSRYIDEIISSMRQISYDLLPNTLERKGLLEAIREFTDHLGQSGLLEVNVYAMNHIHADPERDIHIFRIVQEIIHNTLKHAGAKKLDIGFSQDEKELLILIHDDGKGFDVEKAKDSRGLGLKSLEIRTDIMHGSITFRSRPGEGTHYYIRIPVR
- a CDS encoding ABC transporter permease, with translation MLRNYFKIAIAVLKRRKFFTFISLFGISFSLTIIMVLTAFSDHLVDSAYPDAHRNRNLYVSMMRLTGEKHGFSKNGPLSYYFLDHYVKKMKTPERVAISSFHKPSNTYINNKKLVIDQKFTDDVFWEVLDFEFLEGKPYTLRQVNNAEKVAVISENTREKYFGDLPSVTGRYIETDNVRYRVTGVVKSVPITQFSTYGDMYLPHTLAKRDPRNKELNGEYFGILQARDASSKSAMAAEYDELISRLPVDTPHYDKISSRADPYLASFTRTFIGNQENSGVNTLLLYTGLVLVFFLLLPTLNLVNINISRIMERSSEIAVRKAFGASSGTLAVQFIVENLILTAIGGLIGIALSMIILAVWNNSGVLEDVYLYLNVKVLAISLLVCLVFGLMSGVYPAWRMSRLHVVTALKNY
- a CDS encoding ABC transporter ATP-binding protein — its product is MIHLQNIEKVYRTDTVETQALNSINLNVAQGEFLSIMGPSGCGKSTLLNIMGLLDEPTGGNISIAGNTATRLNDKQLARFRNRTIGFIFQSYHLINDLRVLDNVELPLLYRKASAKERRQLALDALEKVGLSNRTKHFPSQLSGGQKQRVAIARAIVGKPGIILADEPTGNLDSAMGNDVMEILVRLNKEEGTTIVMVTHDENMARKTHRLVRLFDGSQVQ
- a CDS encoding PAS domain-containing sensor histidine kinase, which encodes MMKLKTKYLLFVAILHGIALVLTYFIFRENRWLFLVSEIFIALSLVVAWRLYRQLIAPLKMLMQGIEAIRDKDFNVRFLATGKYEMDQLISVYNQMIDQLREERTLQEQQHFFLEKLIQTSPTGIIILDYDGNLQQVNPRAQQLLKTLPSLLSEVKALGSGDSRSISLNGVNTYKLQKSHFIDRGFPRHFVMVEELTAEILAAEKNVYGKVIRMMAHEVNNTIGPVNSIIASTLQAQPLDAQHRSALEVAAERNQHLNRFMRNFADLVKLPPPDRKRTDLTAIIKQVALLMELPAKDKNIRFRFHLPAQTVWVQADSHQLEQALINIIRNSIDAIGREGDITFSIGRDTLEITDTGGGIQEPASLFTPFYSTKPDGQGIGLTLVREILLGHGWDFSLETYGERDTRFIIHFR
- a CDS encoding phosphocholine-specific phospholipase C — protein: MDTRREFLRKAALLTGAGGLANILPETIQRAMAIDPAPGSSYLDAEHVVFLMQENRSFDHCFGTLKGVRGFNDPRALKLENGNPVFLQSNAAGETYAPFRMNIKDTKATWMSALPHAWADQVDARNNGKYDKWLDIKRSGNKAYSKMPLTMGYYNREDLPFYYALADAFTVCDQHFCSSLTGTTPNRLFFFTGTIRQEQNGKAKANVWNSDVDYGKQASWKTFPETLEEHDISWKIYQNEISVGVGFEGEEDSWLANFTDNPIEWFSQYHVEYSEAHQQHLRKLQDTLPQEITTLETRLSAQTPGSEEHAATTKTLGRRRAALEKARAVLDKIAETPFSALPEREQQLHRKAFSTNVNDPAYHQLTSLKYNDGDTEREVKLPAGDILHQFRQDVKNGQLPVVSWIVAPENFSDHPGAPWYGAWYVSEVMDILTQNPEVWKKTIFVLTYDENDGYFDHVPPFVAPKPADPSSGKVSAGIDTAVEYVTPETQAPGDDVRASAIGLGYRVPMVVASPWSRGGYVNSQVFDHTSDLQFLEKFLSHRTRKKIAAENISAWRRTVCGDLTSVFRPWNGEKIKPPASVDKEAFIKTVHQAKFREAPANFIKLTQKEISQFNAGGGLAAMPQQEPGIRPSCAIPYELYADAKPDAGRKNVILQLSARNQLFGASAAGAPFSVYTGSRMENRSYAVKAGDELTDAFAFEDGAYHLRVYGPNGFYREMKGDESDPELMIKTDYRKSGILMLELRNDGNETLELEVRDNAYKSKRLSAATAPGKGVVWPLNLAKSHGWYDFSIIVKGAGRFERRYAGHLETGKPSFSDPLMGRVV
- a CDS encoding YqaE/Pmp3 family membrane protein; its protein translation is MMIIIALLCPGLSFLFRGKIISALLAFILQFVAVLTFVFFGAGFLLWGLLAFWAVSSYNNARADRRNREMVRAMQARGYRR
- a CDS encoding sigma-54 dependent transcriptional regulator → MILIIDDDIAVRTSLLLLLRQEGYEAGAEDSAAGAMAAIQRHRPDLVLLDLNFSLGTSGQEGMEILQQIKQFDNTIPVILITGWGSIALAVQGMKLGASDFMTKPWSNANILQSVGTLLSLQGKKSAQQSRRQLDAQFDFSHIIGDDPAMLRILETIGRVAATDASVLIMGESGTGKELIAEAIHQNSLRRNKPFVKVNLGGISTTLFESEMFGHIRGAFTDARYDRTGRFEMASKGTIFLDEIGDLDAGSQVKLLRVLQDRTYEVLGSSRTKTVDVRVVCATNKNLHDMVAEGAFREDLLYRINLITIHLPPLRERPKDIPLLVNSFIRNLREIYNRPQLSVTKEAMKWLQQLPLPGNIRQLKNLTERTILVNHTDTLDIPHFRSQLELSPSKKGQLQLPGVGSATLEELEVEMIRRAMSFHQNRIAKAATALGLTRSALYRRLEKYNIPYDEAED